One window from the genome of Rufibacter tibetensis encodes:
- a CDS encoding type I restriction endonuclease subunit R produces MAFLNESHVEEADIKYFEKHLGYQHINAWKPEKIGRESLKEVVLRDRLTSALTRLNPDLPASCINFAADEFARSRASLTPIMANKEIYELIKKGVPVTYTNQEGKEQAAYAQVINFENPSSKDNEFLVVSQLSIEYLQVENTTRRPDLLLYVNGLPLVMIELKNATEKAKVGYDKNLKDYRRDIPQLFWYNLFVCVSNGIETRVGSFNAGWEHFFTWVKLKDTAVDQNQLTLGEVEAASKKNNNRLSLKLFGEGLCNKDTLLDYFENFVLYHKNKVKILAKNHQYLGVNNAFHSLATASTKEERNGKLGVFWHTQGSGKSYSMIFFSKKVNYKLNGNWSFLIITDRRDLDDQIYRNFVETETVIETKGQKQNYYRPSSREKLQEYLQSNRSYLFTLIHKFSIEKGRTFPKLTDRDNWIVMVDEAHRTQYKGLAENMRIGLPKAQYIAFTGTPLLQNELTKDWFGPYVSEYNFAQSIEDGATVPMFYKKSVPRVEQANENLVGEAAQILEEENLSEEQKKKLEKEYSTLLQVVRRDDRLNEIAKHIVQHFPYRLDAVDENGHRKPMKAMVISIDKFTAVRMYEKVQHYLKEEIKELHKKAKAETDLEKKTRYERAITFMKETRMAAVVSQEGSEKEEEEVFKKAGLEIRKHRRLMDYPSDNGQNIEDYFKDPNNTYRIVFVTAMWLTGFDAPSVSTIYLDKPLQNHTLMQTIARANRVIEGKKNGLVIDYFGVFRNLKKALADYAEGSKGKKEDPDEEFPVREFEILLQILNEAISEAKSYCKDLGADIDSILAVGEKGFREVELFNEYANIILEKDEYRKQLNLFENTISSLYDSAKPEIYDYPEIKKARDVFEYLRKVVDRQIDQDEETERAKRRIDELLDISIVGQGDLVVAHERVIMKTASLIDLSKLNFAKLREQFTEKEYKNIEFTNLREVMDLKMRQMMRQNKMRGGFLERFQKVIDDYNSGSLSIEEAYEELVKQAEDLSEEQTRAAREGMTEGQLEIFDLLSKDKSLTKEEEKKVKLAAQDLLTVLYDAKNKILIQEWHKEKKTQEVVRRKIQEILDLHLPASYERNIFIQKTDVVFQHLYEQAELGYGFAA; encoded by the coding sequence ATGGCATTTCTAAACGAGTCTCATGTTGAGGAGGCTGATATAAAATACTTCGAAAAACACCTAGGGTATCAACATATCAATGCTTGGAAGCCTGAAAAAATAGGTAGAGAAAGTTTAAAGGAGGTTGTGCTACGTGACAGACTTACAAGTGCCTTAACTCGCCTGAACCCTGACCTCCCAGCAAGTTGCATTAACTTTGCTGCGGATGAGTTTGCCAGAAGCCGTGCAAGCCTTACGCCTATCATGGCAAACAAGGAAATATACGAGCTCATCAAAAAAGGTGTCCCGGTAACCTACACAAACCAAGAGGGAAAAGAACAAGCAGCCTATGCTCAAGTCATAAATTTTGAAAATCCTTCAAGTAAGGACAATGAATTTTTAGTCGTATCTCAGCTAAGCATTGAATACCTACAAGTAGAAAATACAACGCGAAGACCAGACCTATTGCTTTATGTGAATGGTTTACCACTAGTGATGATTGAGCTGAAAAACGCAACCGAAAAAGCAAAAGTAGGCTACGACAAAAACCTTAAGGATTACAGGCGTGACATTCCGCAGCTCTTCTGGTACAACCTCTTCGTGTGCGTATCAAATGGGATAGAGACAAGGGTTGGTAGCTTCAATGCCGGTTGGGAACACTTCTTTACTTGGGTAAAGCTTAAAGATACAGCTGTTGACCAAAATCAATTGACCTTAGGTGAAGTTGAAGCTGCCAGCAAGAAGAACAATAACCGGTTAAGCCTAAAACTTTTCGGGGAGGGCCTTTGCAATAAGGATACCTTGCTGGATTACTTTGAGAACTTTGTGCTGTACCATAAGAACAAGGTTAAGATCTTAGCCAAAAACCATCAGTACCTTGGAGTAAATAATGCTTTCCATTCGCTGGCTACCGCCAGCACAAAGGAGGAGCGGAATGGGAAACTAGGGGTATTCTGGCACACCCAAGGATCAGGGAAGTCTTACTCCATGATTTTCTTTTCCAAAAAGGTAAACTATAAACTTAATGGTAACTGGTCGTTTCTCATCATTACAGATCGGAGAGATTTGGATGACCAAATTTATCGGAATTTTGTAGAGACCGAGACAGTAATTGAGACAAAGGGACAGAAGCAAAATTATTATCGCCCCTCCAGCCGAGAGAAGCTTCAAGAGTACTTGCAATCGAACAGGAGCTATCTATTCACACTCATCCATAAGTTTAGCATTGAAAAAGGCAGAACCTTTCCGAAATTAACTGATCGTGATAATTGGATTGTGATGGTAGATGAAGCCCACCGGACCCAATACAAAGGCTTAGCTGAAAACATGCGTATAGGTCTGCCAAAGGCACAGTACATTGCTTTTACAGGTACGCCATTGCTGCAGAATGAGCTTACCAAAGATTGGTTCGGCCCATACGTATCAGAATATAATTTTGCTCAAAGCATAGAGGATGGGGCTACAGTTCCCATGTTCTACAAGAAGAGCGTGCCCCGGGTTGAGCAAGCAAATGAAAATTTAGTTGGGGAGGCCGCGCAAATTCTAGAGGAGGAGAACTTGAGTGAAGAGCAGAAGAAGAAGCTAGAAAAGGAATATTCGACCTTACTGCAGGTAGTGCGCCGAGATGACCGCCTTAATGAAATTGCCAAACACATTGTACAGCATTTCCCCTATCGCCTGGATGCCGTAGATGAGAACGGCCACAGGAAACCGATGAAGGCAATGGTAATCTCCATTGATAAATTTACGGCTGTAAGAATGTATGAAAAGGTCCAGCATTATCTTAAAGAGGAAATAAAGGAACTCCATAAGAAAGCCAAAGCTGAGACTGACCTTGAAAAGAAAACACGCTATGAACGTGCTATAACATTCATGAAAGAAACTCGAATGGCTGCCGTCGTTAGCCAAGAGGGAAGCGAGAAAGAAGAGGAGGAAGTTTTCAAGAAAGCAGGTTTGGAGATTCGTAAGCACCGCAGACTTATGGATTACCCAAGTGATAATGGCCAAAATATAGAAGACTACTTCAAAGACCCAAACAACACCTATAGAATAGTTTTTGTGACGGCTATGTGGTTAACAGGCTTTGATGCACCATCAGTATCTACGATTTACTTAGATAAACCACTGCAGAATCATACCCTTATGCAGACCATCGCAAGGGCAAACCGTGTGATTGAAGGCAAGAAGAATGGTTTAGTAATTGATTACTTCGGGGTATTCCGGAATCTAAAAAAGGCTTTGGCAGACTACGCGGAAGGTAGTAAGGGGAAAAAAGAAGATCCAGACGAAGAATTTCCGGTACGGGAGTTTGAAATACTACTCCAGATTTTGAACGAAGCCATTAGTGAAGCAAAAAGTTATTGCAAGGATTTAGGTGCCGACATAGATTCTATCTTGGCTGTTGGAGAGAAAGGGTTTAGGGAAGTAGAGCTGTTCAATGAATACGCTAACATTATCTTGGAGAAGGATGAATATAGGAAACAGCTGAATTTATTTGAAAACACTATCTCCTCACTCTATGACTCGGCAAAACCTGAAATCTATGACTACCCTGAGATTAAGAAAGCACGGGATGTGTTTGAATACTTGCGTAAAGTAGTAGATCGCCAAATCGACCAAGATGAAGAGACAGAGCGAGCCAAGAGAAGAATTGATGAACTGCTGGATATTAGCATTGTAGGGCAAGGAGACTTAGTAGTAGCGCATGAAAGGGTTATCATGAAGACAGCAAGCTTGATTGATCTAAGCAAGTTGAACTTCGCGAAGCTTCGTGAGCAGTTTACTGAGAAAGAATACAAAAATATAGAATTCACAAATCTGCGTGAGGTGATGGATTTGAAAATGCGGCAGATGATGAGGCAGAATAAAATGCGTGGAGGATTCTTGGAGCGCTTTCAGAAAGTAATTGATGACTATAACTCAGGAAGCCTTTCCATCGAGGAGGCATACGAGGAATTAGTGAAGCAGGCAGAGGACCTTAGCGAGGAGCAGACCCGTGCTGCACGTGAAGGGATGACAGAGGGACAGCTGGAGATATTCGACCTTCTTAGCAAAGACAAATCTCTGACAAAAGAAGAGGAAAAGAAGGTAAAACTTGCCGCCCAAGATCTTCTAACCGTTTTGTATGATGCAAAGAATAAGATTTTGATCCAGGAGTGGCACAAGGAAAAGAAGACCCAAGAAGTGGTGAGACGCAAAATCCAAGAGATTCTCGACTTACATTTGCCAGCGTCTTATGAAAGAAATATTTTCATACAGAAGACAGACGTTGTCTTCCAGCATCTGTATGAACAAGCGGAGCTTGGGTATGGATTTGCAGCTTAA
- a CDS encoding helix-turn-helix domain-containing protein — protein MIDLPLKRFDDLERQLAMQNILKKPILTVGEAAEYLDLSTSQIYKLTSSRQLPSFCPNGKKLYLRRVDIDEWVLGKPNYSTAQLQSQALQGLASRKR, from the coding sequence ATGATTGATTTACCCTTGAAAAGGTTCGATGACCTAGAAAGACAGCTTGCCATGCAGAACATCCTGAAAAAACCCATCCTGACAGTGGGAGAGGCCGCGGAGTACCTAGACCTGAGCACCTCCCAGATCTACAAGCTGACCAGCTCACGGCAACTGCCTAGCTTCTGCCCTAACGGGAAAAAGCTCTACCTGAGACGCGTTGATATAGACGAGTGGGTGCTGGGGAAACCCAATTACTCAACAGCCCAACTACAAAGCCAAGCCCTGCAAGGATTAGCCTCCCGGAAAAGGTAG
- a CDS encoding DUF3987 domain-containing protein, with protein sequence MRPPNLLYQRPDLPQEYDGLHLAALYSCFPEFFKQILHPHRDPQELIIASFSALATSAALIPNVYTIYRGKRNYPYLNVLVIMPPASGKGALEFSRILLSEINRSLAKEYEAECKRYEHELQVYKHAVKKGTAIAPPTPPKLYLILISGNTTSARLIQQLADNGANIPLVMLETEIDAVSGMFSGEMGAQNSVIFRQLFQHESVSSARKGDRETLTADTPKMAIILSGTENQVRSLFKGNEDGLLSRFLILEPTPRMEWVSPRPRKGERPMEDHYKELSLKFLRLWKHTQHLEVEVKFTESQWDVLDKIGEELQQRAFVIGGIYAVSIARRHSVMAARFCTILALSRHFDLETCTVPDLGSEIYPTEEDFSASLELTEYSFSKSLKLFQRMPASQPVKTENRLQYNFFATLPAEFHKAEADALAQKLRIAPRTRDRWLSAFVQTGALERIGRGRYKKSPLALMAVAEEQKERIDNFNKDDKMTVTVEIEPQYVSFLNEGGDIIYDIRRAELGDANKYPQGYISTWVFDLAPKSWVTRELVLGLCEFIKQEVPDNKIDWEATYAYIDMFH encoded by the coding sequence ATGAGACCACCTAATTTACTTTACCAGCGCCCTGACCTCCCGCAGGAATACGACGGGCTGCATCTGGCGGCCCTGTACAGCTGCTTCCCGGAGTTCTTCAAGCAGATCCTGCACCCCCACAGGGACCCGCAGGAACTGATCATCGCCAGCTTCTCGGCACTGGCCACCTCCGCCGCCCTGATCCCGAACGTGTACACCATCTACCGCGGGAAACGCAACTACCCCTACCTGAACGTATTGGTGATCATGCCGCCCGCCAGCGGCAAGGGCGCCTTGGAGTTCAGCAGGATTCTGCTCAGCGAGATAAACCGTTCCCTTGCCAAGGAATATGAGGCGGAGTGCAAGAGATACGAGCATGAGCTTCAGGTGTACAAGCATGCCGTGAAGAAAGGAACGGCAATCGCCCCGCCTACCCCCCCCAAGTTGTACCTAATCTTGATCTCCGGTAATACCACCTCCGCAAGGCTCATCCAGCAGCTGGCTGACAATGGGGCAAACATACCACTCGTGATGCTGGAGACCGAGATCGATGCCGTCTCGGGCATGTTCTCTGGGGAGATGGGAGCCCAGAACTCAGTTATTTTCCGGCAGCTGTTCCAACACGAATCCGTGAGCTCCGCCCGCAAGGGGGACCGCGAGACCCTGACGGCGGATACCCCGAAGATGGCCATCATCCTCTCGGGCACGGAGAACCAGGTGAGGAGCCTCTTCAAGGGAAACGAGGACGGCCTGCTCAGCCGGTTCCTGATCCTGGAGCCAACCCCGCGGATGGAATGGGTTTCCCCCAGGCCAAGGAAAGGCGAAAGACCCATGGAAGACCATTACAAAGAGCTCTCGCTGAAGTTCCTACGCCTATGGAAGCACACCCAGCATCTGGAGGTAGAGGTCAAGTTCACCGAAAGCCAGTGGGACGTGCTGGACAAAATTGGGGAAGAGCTCCAGCAGCGGGCCTTCGTTATCGGGGGAATATATGCCGTGAGCATAGCCAGGCGCCACTCGGTGATGGCAGCCCGATTCTGCACCATACTGGCCCTTTCCCGGCACTTCGACCTGGAAACCTGCACCGTGCCCGACTTGGGAAGTGAGATATACCCCACGGAGGAGGATTTCTCAGCCAGCCTGGAACTGACCGAGTACTCCTTCAGTAAGTCACTGAAGCTCTTCCAGCGGATGCCTGCCTCCCAGCCTGTAAAGACAGAGAACAGGCTCCAGTACAACTTCTTCGCCACGTTGCCTGCCGAATTCCACAAGGCGGAGGCTGACGCCCTCGCTCAGAAGCTGAGGATCGCCCCCCGCACGAGGGATCGCTGGCTGAGCGCCTTCGTCCAGACGGGCGCTCTGGAAAGGATTGGGAGAGGTCGCTACAAAAAAAGCCCCCTGGCATTAATGGCAGTGGCAGAGGAGCAAAAAGAAAGAATAGATAACTTCAACAAAGACGATAAAATGACAGTAACAGTCGAAATCGAGCCCCAATACGTCTCTTTCCTGAACGAGGGCGGGGACATCATCTATGACATAAGGAGAGCGGAACTGGGTGACGCGAACAAGTACCCCCAAGGCTACATCAGCACCTGGGTGTTCGACCTAGCCCCCAAGTCCTGGGTAACCAGGGAATTGGTCCTAGGGCTATGCGAGTTCATCAAGCAGGAGGTCCCGGATAATAAAATTGACTGGGAGGCGACCTACGCGTACATTGACATGTTCCATTAA
- a CDS encoding DUF3871 family protein, with translation METTHAPLRTHTPALQVINPEPSRKGGSKAFIEANTTAVSFEELREGHIIPVFAKDNEPLVSQADFVLAAKEAVSDLFRGETILEPQLRVSHPIKGRVPEARDKPAAQLQEWERTLYYERMMFCLEIPSIMDEIDGNTLTLTVGGVKAYNLDNLYNRKGAVEHFKVFVGFKNLVCTNLCVRTDGLLADLRVTDLNQLREGIYDLLGNYDQHRHLRQMQELSRYSLTEKQFATLLGRCRMYNHLPAGERKNLPALLYGDSQLNSVCSDYYRDQSFCRQGDGTINLWRLYNLFTGANKSTYIDQFLDRSVNALDFASQVQQALDGGRASWFLN, from the coding sequence ATGGAAACGACGCACGCACCACTTAGAACCCACACTCCTGCCCTGCAGGTCATTAACCCTGAGCCAAGCCGCAAGGGCGGCTCCAAAGCCTTCATCGAGGCCAACACCACCGCCGTCTCCTTCGAGGAGCTCCGGGAGGGGCACATCATCCCCGTCTTCGCCAAGGACAACGAGCCGCTGGTCTCCCAGGCCGACTTCGTGCTGGCCGCCAAAGAGGCGGTCAGCGACCTGTTCCGGGGGGAGACCATCCTGGAACCCCAGCTCAGGGTCTCGCACCCCATCAAGGGCCGCGTGCCCGAGGCCCGCGACAAGCCCGCCGCGCAGCTGCAAGAGTGGGAGCGGACCCTCTACTACGAAAGGATGATGTTCTGCCTCGAGATCCCCTCTATCATGGACGAGATCGACGGCAACACCCTCACGCTTACCGTGGGCGGGGTGAAGGCCTACAACCTGGACAACCTCTACAACCGCAAGGGGGCCGTGGAGCACTTCAAGGTCTTCGTCGGCTTCAAGAACCTGGTGTGCACGAACCTGTGCGTGCGCACCGACGGGCTGCTGGCGGACCTGCGGGTGACGGACCTGAACCAGCTCAGGGAGGGCATCTACGACCTCTTGGGCAACTACGACCAGCACCGCCACCTTAGGCAGATGCAGGAGCTCTCGCGCTACTCCCTCACTGAGAAACAGTTCGCCACGCTCTTGGGCCGGTGTCGGATGTATAATCATCTCCCGGCGGGGGAGAGAAAGAACCTGCCGGCGCTGCTCTACGGGGACTCGCAATTGAATTCAGTTTGCAGCGACTACTACCGCGACCAGAGCTTCTGTAGGCAGGGGGACGGCACCATCAACCTCTGGCGGCTCTACAACCTCTTCACCGGGGCCAACAAGTCCACCTATATCGACCAATTCCTGGACCGCTCGGTGAACGCGCTGGACTTCGCCTCCCAGGTGCAACAAGCCCTGGACGGGGGCCGGGCCAGTTGGTTCCTGAACTAG
- a CDS encoding AAA family ATPase, whose translation MLIARGLAEGGWPGVCVIDTENHSADLYSDLGEYKVLPLPAPFTPERYIEAIAACEHAGAEVIIIDSISHEWEYLLDFHGSLPGSSFAAWSKVTPRHAAFIQRMLQSPCHIVATVRAKTEYALSEKNGRQVPEKVGMKPIQREGIDYEFTTVLELDLRHQATASKDRTRLFAGRPPFIPTEETGRLILAWCQGGSPEPVQEEPAPDDEEVLGQVSQCTSLGELTAIYHRCTEAQRQSLLGAFQQQKQFIQKSSQLTDQLLNQTIHRNGNDARTT comes from the coding sequence CTGCTCATCGCCAGGGGGCTGGCGGAGGGCGGCTGGCCCGGGGTCTGTGTCATCGACACGGAGAACCACTCGGCCGACCTCTATTCGGACCTGGGCGAGTATAAGGTGCTGCCCCTGCCGGCGCCCTTCACCCCCGAGCGCTACATCGAGGCGATTGCGGCCTGCGAGCATGCGGGCGCGGAGGTGATTATTATCGATTCCATCAGCCACGAGTGGGAGTACCTCCTGGATTTCCACGGGTCCCTGCCGGGCAGCTCCTTTGCGGCCTGGTCCAAGGTCACGCCCCGGCACGCAGCCTTTATCCAGCGCATGCTCCAGTCCCCCTGCCACATCGTCGCCACCGTGCGCGCCAAGACCGAGTACGCCCTCTCCGAGAAAAACGGGAGGCAGGTGCCCGAGAAGGTGGGGATGAAGCCCATCCAGCGGGAGGGCATCGACTACGAGTTCACCACCGTGCTGGAGCTGGACCTGCGCCACCAGGCCACCGCCTCCAAGGACCGCACCCGCCTGTTCGCGGGCAGGCCCCCGTTCATACCCACCGAAGAGACAGGCCGGCTCATCCTGGCCTGGTGCCAGGGAGGCTCCCCGGAGCCGGTGCAGGAGGAGCCAGCCCCAGATGATGAGGAAGTCCTCGGGCAGGTATCCCAATGCACCAGCTTGGGCGAGCTCACCGCCATTTACCACCGCTGCACTGAGGCGCAGAGACAATCCCTGCTGGGCGCCTTCCAGCAGCAGAAGCAGTTCATCCAGAAGTCAAGCCAGTTAACAGACCAATTACTTAACCAAACCATCCACCGAAATGGAAACGACGCACGCACCACTTAG
- a CDS encoding IS1182 family transposase encodes MQGRKDYTEKLFTSFQLSSRIPRENFYRRLKETLDLGFLYRDTKTLYGRTGNPSIDPVVFFKLMLTGYLENITSDRKLVEHCSMRMDILYFLGYDIDEELPWHSTLSRTRQLYPEALFESLFEKVFCLCADRGMVAGHTQAIDSAPIKANASMESLLVKQPKESVRMHLAGVRRENGEEGKQQGVISASEHQLKKLEKYQQKLKGAVGSPGASHGKARLVSNMTHYSPTDPDARISVKPGKARKLNYHCSLAVDTAQGVISHVQADFADGRDSQHLPGIVGKLQQRLKDHQLPMQDLVADAGYSNGANYALLEQRGITGWIPVFGKYKPEIEGFPYDEQADCFTCPAGKALPFKSYDTTADGGLVKVYLARYQDCKNCPLKSSCAPKSPCRQIRRTAYDKEYRRALQRQESTRGRRMKGLRQSTVEPVFGTLVHHYGMRKVGVRGKAGARKVMLMAAVAFNLKKYLKFNSVKAEGQAMALQKEHYRAFLSYSFTSGALFLN; translated from the coding sequence ATGCAAGGGAGAAAAGACTATACCGAAAAACTCTTCACCAGTTTCCAGTTGTCGAGCCGCATCCCCAGGGAGAACTTCTACCGGCGTCTGAAGGAAACGCTTGACCTGGGGTTCCTTTACCGGGACACCAAAACCCTTTACGGCAGAACCGGCAACCCCTCCATCGACCCAGTAGTCTTCTTCAAGCTCATGCTCACCGGCTACCTGGAGAACATCACCTCCGACCGGAAACTGGTCGAGCACTGCTCCATGCGGATGGACATCCTCTACTTCCTGGGCTACGACATCGACGAGGAGTTGCCCTGGCACTCCACGCTCTCCCGGACTCGCCAACTCTACCCCGAGGCCCTATTCGAGTCGTTGTTTGAAAAGGTCTTCTGCCTGTGCGCCGACAGGGGCATGGTGGCTGGCCATACCCAAGCCATAGACTCGGCCCCGATCAAGGCCAACGCCTCGATGGAGAGCCTGCTTGTCAAACAGCCGAAGGAGTCCGTGCGGATGCACCTAGCCGGGGTCAGAAGGGAAAACGGCGAAGAGGGCAAACAGCAGGGGGTCATCTCCGCCTCGGAGCATCAGCTCAAGAAGCTGGAGAAATATCAGCAGAAGCTAAAGGGGGCCGTCGGTTCGCCGGGTGCAAGCCACGGTAAGGCACGCCTGGTGAGCAATATGACACACTACAGTCCCACGGACCCGGACGCCCGCATCTCCGTCAAGCCCGGCAAGGCCCGGAAGCTCAACTACCACTGCAGCCTGGCCGTGGACACGGCGCAGGGCGTGATCAGCCATGTGCAGGCGGACTTCGCCGACGGCAGGGACAGCCAGCACCTGCCCGGCATCGTAGGGAAGCTGCAGCAGAGGCTGAAAGACCATCAACTTCCCATGCAGGACCTTGTGGCCGACGCGGGCTACTCCAACGGGGCCAACTACGCTTTGCTGGAGCAGCGGGGTATCACCGGCTGGATACCGGTGTTCGGCAAATACAAGCCCGAGATAGAAGGGTTCCCCTACGACGAGCAGGCGGATTGCTTCACCTGCCCGGCAGGAAAGGCCCTGCCCTTTAAGAGTTACGACACCACTGCGGACGGCGGCCTGGTGAAGGTCTACCTGGCCCGTTACCAGGACTGCAAAAATTGCCCCCTCAAGTCTTCCTGCGCCCCCAAGAGCCCCTGCCGCCAGATCCGCCGAACCGCTTACGACAAGGAGTACCGCAGGGCATTGCAGCGGCAGGAAAGTACCCGGGGCAGGCGCATGAAGGGACTCCGGCAAAGCACTGTGGAGCCGGTCTTCGGGACCTTGGTCCATCACTATGGGATGAGGAAGGTAGGCGTGCGGGGAAAAGCAGGGGCCCGCAAGGTGATGCTCATGGCTGCTGTCGCCTTCAACCTGAAGAAGTACCTGAAGTTCAACTCCGTCAAGGCAGAAGGCCAGGCAATGGCGCTGCAAAAGGAGCATTATCGGGCTTTCCTAAGCTATTCTTTCACCTCTGGGGCGCTCTTCCTGAACTGA
- a CDS encoding transposase — translation MRCYEITDHSWERVKELLPGKSTDVGRTAKDNRQFLNAILWVARSGAPGGTFRAFRSLEIGLPALPPLSQERGVAAGVRGTVGAGPRLSDARFHYHSGTSAGGWSKKLPRKPSA, via the coding sequence GTGCGGTGCTACGAAATCACAGACCACTCATGGGAACGGGTTAAGGAGTTGCTGCCTGGCAAGTCTACAGATGTCGGCCGGACAGCGAAAGATAACAGGCAGTTCCTGAATGCCATATTGTGGGTTGCCCGCAGCGGTGCCCCTGGCGGGACCTTCCGAGCGTTTCGGTCCCTGGAAATCGGTTTACCAGCGCTTCCGCCGTTGAGCCAGGAAAGGGGTGTGGCAGCGGGTGTTCGAGGCACTGTAGGAGCCGGACCTAGACTGAGTGATGCTCGATTCCACTACCATTCGGGCACATCAGCAGGCGGCTGGTCAAAAAAACTACCGCGGAAGCCGAGTGCTTAG